The Manihot esculenta cultivar AM560-2 chromosome 1, M.esculenta_v8, whole genome shotgun sequence genome has a window encoding:
- the LOC122723893 gene encoding uncharacterized protein LOC122723893, which produces MGVWHKFSSVAHPQTNGQTEVTNRAILQGLKKWLDGAKANWAEELNSILWALQTTPRTSTKETPFALAYGTEVVVPVELQIPTHRVQFVSENSNDDKLRSNLDALEEIREEAQVRAAAYQQRAARYYNQKIRERSLKVGDLALRNLEATEKRAAMGKTEYEDPVAEKPQG; this is translated from the exons ATGGGCgtatggcacaaattctcctccgTAGCTCATCCTCAAACTAATGGTCAAACAGAGGTtaccaacagagctatcctccagggaTTAAAGAAATGGCTAGATGGGGCAAAGGCGaactgggcagaagagctcaacagtATCCTATGGGCACTCCAAACTACCCCTAGAACGTCCACAaaagaaacgccctttgcacttgcttacgGCACAGAAGTcgtagtcccagtcgagctgcaaatccccacccatcgagtccaatttgttAGCGAGAACAGTAACGACGACAAACTAAGGAGCAACTTGGACGCTCTCGAAGAAATTAGGGAGGAAGCACAAGTCCGAGCTGCCGcctatcaacaacgggcagctCGTTACTATAACCAAAAGATCAGGGAAAGAAGTCTAAAGGTAGGGGACCTAGCCCTCAGAAACTTGGAAGCCACGGAAAAAAGAGCTGCAATGG gaaaaacagaataTGAAGACCCTGTGGCAGAGAAACCTCAggggtag